Proteins encoded within one genomic window of Alosa alosa isolate M-15738 ecotype Scorff River chromosome 24, AALO_Geno_1.1, whole genome shotgun sequence:
- the LOC125289914 gene encoding FERM domain-containing protein 7 translates to MGDKFELLRKTPTKSTTARKQEGKLRIRVIFLDGSECFFEVEHRILGGDFFNKVCGHLKLLEKEYFGLEFRHHTGTYVWLELLKPLSKQIRKDSSDLAFRFIVKFFPPDPGQLQRGLTRYLFALQVKQDLSNGSLTCNDNSATLMVSHILQSELGDYDEELDAHHLENKKYIPNQEYLDHKIMRLHKRHRGHTPAQSDVHLLEVARKLDMYGIRPHPAHDGEGMRINLAVTHLGVLVFQGNTKINTFSWAKIRKLSFKRKHFLIKLHAKVVPSRKDTVEFAMASRDVSKAFWKMCVEYHAFFRLTEEPRSQKKSLLSSKGSSFRFSGRTQKQLLECVEGGDMRHASSERPYSRSDYRSRQCRSSPDILTAVSKQLYEEAHSFPHPALGHLHPDEVGTSKRSRSADLVDRSSPYHSLDPSLERYPSSPRLAQRHQGRAPERRSGRSVEANSTHRTGHGGQRRRHSPSGQQHLVLLYPSSPHLQFHPVLPTFPLAAATATAAHPYLAPAHSSSASLERLPMVRPVHAGPMEYMPQPLSCYPESSPSFAAQRVQQRIQASRLGVAAAASARSRLRSETAGRLGMGAGRRLEVGRLEVGHYSDDSSFHTGLPRRSTSQPDVDPRHPLAPAATAAHASEYRPLGYYPHLSRQQLPARPTYLPLISSPLPERPSSLCVLGTSSYSDSDSDFCPYYYPAVGKMVRSAPLARMRFSSGSLQLDEEEEEEEEEEEEEEDSYSHSGAGPCGPMPVKEIKL, encoded by the exons ATGGGCGACAAATTCGAGTTATTGAGGAAGACGCCAACCAAAAGCACCACTGCGCGAAAGCAAGAAGGCAAGCTGAGGATACGCGTCATCTTCCTGGACGGCAGCGAATGCTTTTTCGAGGTTGAG CATAGGATTTTGGGTGGGGATTTTTTCAACAAAGTGTGCGGGCACCTGAAGCTGCTGGAGAAGGAGTACTTTGGGCTGGAGTTCCGTCACCACACTGGTACCTAT GTTTGGCTGGAGCTACTCAAGCCCTTATCAAAACAGATCAGAA AGGATTCCAGTGATCTGGCCTTCCGCTTCATCGTCAAGTTTTTTCCCCCAGACCCAGGACAGCTACAGAGAGGATTGACgag GTATTTGTTTGCCCTCCAGGTGAAACAGGACTTGTCCAACGGCAGTCTGACATGCAATGACAACAGCGCTACCCTCATGGTCTCTCATATACTACAGT cagAGTTAGGGGACTATGATGAAGAGCTGGATGCTCATCACCTGGAGAATAAGAAGTACATTCCAAATCAGGAGTACCTGGACCACAAGATCATGCGCCTCCACaagagacacag aGGCCACACTCCGGCCCAGTCGGATGTGCATCTGCTGGAGGTGGCACGTAAGCTGGACATGTACGGCATCCGGCCTCACCCTGCCCACGACGGAGAGGGCATGAGAATCAACCTTGCGGTCACACACCTGGGCGTGCTGGTCTTCCAG GGCAACACCAAGATAAACACCTTCAGCTGGGCGAAGATTCGTAAGCTGAGCTTCAAGAGGAAACACTTCTTAATAAAGCTGCATGCTAAAGTGGTG CCCTCACGAAAAGACACGGTGGAGTTTGCAATGGCTAGCCGGGATGTGAGCAAGGCCTTTTGGAAAATGTGTGTGGAGTATCACGCTTTCTTCCGCCTGACCGAGGAGCCCAGGTCACAGAAGAAGTCCCTGCTCTCCAGCAAAGGCTCCAGCTTCAGATTCAG TGGCCGAACACAGAAACAGCTGCTTGAATGTGTTGAGGGCGGAGACATGCGGCATGCGTCCTCTGAGAG ACCGTACTCCAGATCTGACTACAGGTCTCGACAGTGCAGATCCTCTCCAGACATCCTCACGGCGGTCTCTAAACAG TTGTATGAGGAGGCCCACTCGTTCCCTCACCCTGCGCTGGGCCATCTGCACCCTGACGAGGTGGGCACCTCCAAGCGCAGTCGCTCAGCCGACCTGGTGGACCGCTCCTCGCCCTACCACTCCCTCGACCCCTCGCTGGAGCGCTACCCGTCGTCCCCCCGGCTGGCCCAGCGTCACCAAGGCCGGGCGCCAGAGCGCAGGAGCGGGCGCTCGGTCGAGGCAAACAGCACCCACCGGACGGGACATGGCGGCCAGCGCCGACGCCACTCGCCCAGCGGCCAGCAACACCTGGTCCTCCTCTATCCCAGCAGCCCCCACCTGCAGTTCCACCCGGTGCTGCCCACCTTCCCGCTGGCCGCTGCGACCGCCACTGCCGCTCACCCGTACCTCGCCCCGGCCCACAGCTCGTCCGCCTCGCTGGAGCGCCTCCCGATGGTCCGACCTGTCCACGCCGGCCCCATGGAGTACATGCCTCAGCCGCTCAGCTGCTACCCAGAATCCTCCCCGTCCTTCGCCGCCCAGCGGGTGCAGCAGAGGATCCAGGCGTCGAGGCTCGGGGTGGCGGCGGCGGCATCGGCGCGCTCCAGGCTGCGCTCGGAGACGGCGGGCCGCCTGGGGATGGGCGCTGGCCGGCGGCTGGAGGTGGGGCGGCTGGAGGTGGGCCATTACAGCGACGACTCCTCCTTCCACACAGGGCTGCCCCGCCGCTCCACTAGCCAGCCCGACGTGGACCCCCGCCACCCGCTGGCGCCCGCTGCCACTGCTGCCCACGCCTCCGAGTACCGACCCCTGGGCTACTACCCCCACTTGTCCCGACAACAGCTGCCCGCCCGGCCCACCTACCtgcccctcatctcctctccgcTGCCCGAGCGGCCGAGCTCCCTGTGTGTGCTGGGCACGAGCAGCTACAGCGACTCCGACTCCGACTTCTGCCCCTACTACTACCCCGCCGTGGGTAAGATGGTACGTTCCGCTCCGCTGGCGCGCATGCGCTTCTCCTCAGGGAGCCTCCAgctggatgaggaagaggaggaggaggaggaggaggaagaggaggaggaggactcgTACAGTCACAGCGGGGCAGGGCCGTGCGGACCCATGCCTGTGAAGGAGATCAAGCTGTAG
- the cnpy3 gene encoding protein canopy homolog 3 — translation MDLLIYLVLCALCAVSNAAKKGEDGEWVNLPNKCEVCKFVSIEMKSAFDETGKTKEVIDTNYRFIDGKGSAPIKYVKSDIRFIEVVENVCKRLLEYNLHKERTGSNRFAKGMSETFSTLHNLVHKGVKVVMDIPYELWNETSAEVADLKKQCDVMIEKYEEVIEDWYKGTQEEDLTTYLCEKHVLKGQDQACLNEQWKKKGDSAALPEKKKKKKKKGKSKDSEDGQSKKKVKKKKKSVTEQGKGKGKSSAGKDGSVDEKIQKKKNLHGEKTEL, via the exons ATGGACCTTTTGATATATTTGGTGTTGTGCGCTCTGTGTGCAGTTTCCAATGCAGCCAAAAAAGGCGAGGATGGCGAATGGGTGAATCTCCCAAATAAATGTGAAG TATGTAAATTTGTAAGCATCGAAATGAAGTCTGCATTTGACGAAACTGGGAAGACAAAAGAAGTGATCGACACCAACTACCGCTTCATAGACGGCAAGGGGTCCGCTCCAATCAAATATGTGAAATC CGACATACGCTTCATCGAAGTGGTGGAGAATGTGTGCAAGAGGCTACTGGAGTATAATCTGCACAAGGAGAGGACAGGAAGCAACCGCTTTGCCAAG GGCATGTCCGAGACCTTCTCCACGCTGCATAACCTGGTGCACAAGGGTGTGAAGGTGGTGATGGACATTCCTTACGAGCTGTGGAATGAGACCAGTGCCGAGGTCGCTGACCTCAAGAAACAG tgtgatGTGATGATAGAGAAATATGAGGAGGTCATTGAAGACTGGTATAAGGGAACTCAGGAGGAAGATCTCACCACTTACCTCTGTGAGAAACACGTTTTGAAGGGACAGGATCAAG CTTGTCTGAATGAACAGTGGAAAAAGAAGGGAGACTCTGCTGCCTTgccagagaagaagaagaaaaagaagaagaagggcAAGAGCAAGGACAGCGAGGATGGACAGAGCAAGAAGAAggtgaagaagaaaaagaagtctGTGACAGAGCAGGGGAAGGGCAAAGGGAAGAGCAGTGCTGGCAAGGACGGCTCTGTGGACGAGAAGatccagaagaagaagaatctgCACGGCGAGAAGACGGAACTCTGA
- the LOC125289803 gene encoding uncharacterized protein LOC125289803, producing the protein MSTQQQEEQEKRYDPSDTTLRFVTRPDDITLDDDPDSLRAEMSCGHAVTPQSLTAWCRSLLDQGQYKFTCPALEEGTVEKCGEEWSYTEIRKLAVLTAEEQAHFEETMAMLAAAEYCEYKTCPGCLSFVERQDLTNLSVHCKICTTQTGEVYDFCWQCLRSWIGIAPSADKCDNEGCVNPDVERLAKCNLLTLEEVQNVRVPSMRACPTCGNIVEHNGAGCKNIICNRCQIEFCFSCLKLTPDCLTTSSYFLLCDGGVADRQTSIPSWVK; encoded by the exons ATGTCAACACAACAACAAGAAGAGCAGGAAAAAAGATATGATCCATCAGACACCACATTAAGATTTGTCACAAGGCCAGATGATATCA CTCTGGATGATGACCCCGACTCCTTGAGGGCTGAGATGTCCTGTGGTCATGCAGTCACACCGCAGTCTCTCACGGCCTGGTGCCGCAGCCTTCTGGACCAG GGGCAATATAAATTCACTTGTCCTGCACTGGAGGAAGGCACAGTAGAGAAGTGTGGGGAGGAATGGTCCTACACAGAGATTCGCAAGCTGGCTGTGCTGACAGCAGAAGAGCAGGCTCACTTTGAGGAGACCATGGCTATGTTGGCTGCTGCTGAGTACTGTGAATACAAAACA TGTCCTGGCTGTCTGTCATTTGTGGAAAGGCAAGACCTGACCAACCTGTCTGTGCACTGCAAAATCTGCACCACGCAGACTGGAGAAGTCTATGATTTCTGCTGGCAGTGTCTGCGGAGCTGGATTGGAATTGCGCCTAGTGCTGACAAGTGTGACAACGAGGGGTGCGTCAACCCAGATGTGGAGAGGCTGGCCAAGTGTAACCTGCTGACTCTCGAAGAAGTGCAAAATGTGCGAGTCCCATCCATGCGCGCCTGTCCCACATGTGGCAACATCGTGGAGCACAATGGAGCAGGGTGTAAAAACATCATATGCAATCGGTGTCAGATTGAGTTCTGCTTTTCCTGCTTGAAACTCACCCCTGATTGTCTGACCACCAGCAGTTACTTCCTGCTCTGTGATGGTGGTGTGGCTGACCGCCAGACCAGTATCCCGTCATGGGTCAAGTAG
- the zgc:194655 gene encoding ubiquitin, with protein sequence MGKIYQLTVVGIQGEKKTVDVATTEEDFNNTTILVFKKKLIEKLPGNIDPSELRVLYAAKQLEDNDKLSDHGIKDKSTLMLVLRLHGGWTHIYALTMKSQM encoded by the exons ATGGGCAAAATATACCAGTTAACAGTTGTCGGAATACAAGGGGAAAAGAAAACTGTTGATGTTGCAACTACAGAAGAAGACTTCAACAACACAACTATTCTTGTATTCAAGAAGAAACTTATCGAGAAGCTGCCAGGAAACATAG ATCCTTCTGAGCTTCGGGTTCTGTATGCGGCCAAACAGTTGGAGGACAATGACAAACTGTCTGATCATGGAATAAAGGATAAATCCACACTCATGCTCGTACTACGCTTGCATGGAGGATGGACACATATATATGCACTCACTATGAAGTCacaaatgtag
- the si:ch211-212k18.13 gene encoding ubiquitin carboxyl-terminal hydrolase 47 (The sequence of the model RefSeq protein was modified relative to this genomic sequence to represent the inferred CDS: added 32 bases not found in genome assembly), with protein MDMKASAELQSVSRSKDKEDVQCLHVQNWQLPENLKPSFSSAEEEINTKGEILYLYLHSKDSGIPKDNAKEVVYNGLRNQGATCYLNSALQVLFMTKEFRQAVESSQITPNENVFYHLQQLFKDLKSDSVSPVNITRSLSIENVFEQQDAVEWFEKILSEVSHDVSQVYEGRWQKTLRCLKRDHDACHEDNNFFSLPLSIDAEHNDVFNVVDGLQAFFKTTTFDEDNWMYCDDCDEKTDTEISFSVQKYPTILNLHLKRFYFDYMTMGYQKNCCPVDIPPTLDYFKSCTYDLYGVINHSGVYGSGHYWANIKSSENNNWYSFDDSHVAKITDTDFLKRSRTAYMIVYRKRELSPSSPQQEENNMESSTVESLKITTAEEMRQSVH; from the exons ATGGATATGAAAGCCTCAGCAGAATTGCAATCTGTGTCTCGGTCAAAGGACAAAGAAG ATGTCCAGTGTTTACATGTCCAGAACT GGCAACTGCCTGAGAACTTGAAACCGTCTTTCAGTTCTGCAGAGGAAGAAATTAATACTAAGGGGGAAATTTTATACCTTTACCTTCATTCAAAAGACAGCGGGATACCCAAAGACAATGCAAAGGAAG TTGTGTACAACGGCTTGAGAAATCAAGGAGCAACCTGCTATCTGAACTCAGCTTTGCAGGTTCTCTTTATGACCAAAGAGTTCCGACAGGCAGTAGAAAG TTCACAGATCACtccaaatgaaaatgtattttaccATCTACAACAACTATTTAAAGATCTAAAAAGTGATAGTGTGTCTCCTGTCAACATAACCAGAAGTCTCTCCATTGAAAACG TTTTTGAACAGCAAGATGCAGTGGAGTGGTTTGAGAAAATCTTGAGTGAGGTGTCACATGATGTCTCCCAG GTCTATGAGGGAAGATGGCAAAAAACACTGAGGTGCTTGAAGAGAGATCATGACGCATGTCATGAAGataacaattttttttcacttccaCTCTCCATTGATGCTGAACATAATGACGTTTTCAATGTG GTTGATGGTCTTCAAGCCTTCTTTAAAACCACAACGTTTGATGAGGACAACTGGATGTACTGTGATGACTGTGATGAGAAAACAGACACTGAAATT AGTTTCAGTGTTCAGAAGTATCCCACGATACTGAATCTGCACCTCAAGCGCTTTTACTTTGACTACATGACAATGGGATATCAGAAGAACTGCTGCCCTGTGGACATCCCCCCTACTCTGGACTACTTTAAG AGTTGCACGTATGACCTGTATGGCGTCATCAACCACAGTGGTGTGTATGGAAGTGGACACTACTGGGCCAACATTAAGTCTTCTGAGAATAATAACTGGTATTCCTTTGATGACTCTCACGTGGCAAAG GACTGCATACATGATTGTGTACAGGAAAA gaGAATTGTCACCTTCATCACCTCAGCAAGAAGAAAATAACATGGAGAGCAGTACTGTGGAATCCCTCAAGATCACAACAGCAGAAGAGATGAGACAAAGTGTACACTAA
- the LOC125289861 gene encoding ubiquitin carboxyl-terminal hydrolase 47-like — MTKEFRQAVESSQILSNDQVFYHLQQLFKDQKSDCVSPVNITRSLSIENVCKQQDAVEWFEKILSAVSQDVSQVYEGRWQKTLRCLKRDHDACHEDNNFFSLPLSIDAEHNDVFNVVNGLQAFFKTTRFDEDDWMYCDDCDEKTDTEISFSVQKYPTILNLHLKRFYFDYMTMGYQKNCCPVDIPPTLDYFESCTYVLYGVINHSGVYGSGHYWANIKSSENNNWYSFDDSHVAKIADTDFLERYSNYTEKQISFRQ, encoded by the exons ATGACCAAAGAGTTCCGACAGGCAGTAGAAAG TTCCCAGATTCTTTCAAATGATCAGGTATTTTACCATCTGCAACAACTATTTAAAGATCAAAAAAGTGATTGCGTGTCTCCTGTCAACATAACTAGAAGTCTCTCCATTGAAAACG TTTGTAAACAGCAAGATGCGGTGGAGTGGTTTGAGAAAATCTTGAGTGCCGTATCACAGGATGTCTCCCAG GTCTATGAGGGAAGATGGCAAAAAACACTGAGGTGCTTGAAGAGAGATCATGACGCATGTCATGAAGataacaattttttttcacttccaCTCTCCATTGATGCTGAACATAATGACGTTTTCAATGTG GTCAACGGTCTTCAAGCCTTCTTTAAAACCACAAGGTTTGATGAGGACGACTGGATGTACTGTGATGACTGTGATGAGAAAACAGACACTGAAATT AGTTTCAGTGTTCAGAAGTATCCCACGATACTGAATCTGCACCTCAAGCGCTTTTACTTTGACTACATGACAATGGGATATCAGAAGAACTGCTGCCCTGTGGACATCCCCCCTACTCTGGACTACTTTGAG AGTTGCACGTATGTCCTGTATGGCGTCATCAACCACAGTGGTGTGTATGGAAGTGGACACTACTGGGCCAACATTAAGTCTTCTGAGAATAATAACTGGTATTCCTTTGATGACTCTCACGTGGCAAAG ATCGCAGACACAGACTTCTTAGAAAGGTATTCAAATTATACAGAGAAACAAATAAGCTTTAGGCAGTAA